A single genomic interval of Daucus carota subsp. sativus chromosome 1, DH1 v3.0, whole genome shotgun sequence harbors:
- the LOC108217325 gene encoding uncharacterized protein LOC108217325 isoform X2, producing the protein MPASLLPSGGFSIEIGGDIRTTLGKNSIPDQQALVPPDVIVSPKTTTTTAGVEHVLNRDDKKTSEMSLVTSQHFHTPMETIKGVDDLFQMVSTNKTVDIAIMSVARDISADYVNEDFIKEDETMQLIKEELKQMETLQTSCRNNLKIARALFPSNSELEKLEEQFERLHQFSGIKKAPAIVDKSCERNDLENAKANINQMNV; encoded by the exons ATGCCTGCTTCCCTTCTGCCATCTGGTGGTTTTTCAATTGAAATTGGAGGTGATATAAGGACGACATTAGGAAAAAATTCAATTCCAGACCAACAAGCATTGGTTCCTCCG GATGTTATAGTCTCACCAAAAACTACAACTACAACTGCAGGAGTTGAACACGTTCTTAATCGGGATGATAAAAAGACCAGTGAAATG AGCTTGGTAACAAGTCAGCACTTTCATACCCCAATGGAAACAATTAAAGGAGTTGATGATTTATTTCAAATGGTTAGCACTAACAAAACAGTAGACATAGCAATCATGTCTGTTGCTAGAGACATAAGTGCTGATTACGTTAATGAAGATTTTATAAAGGAAGAT GAAACAATGCAACTGATCAAAGAAGAACTTAAACAAATGGAAACTTTGCAAACATCCTGCCGTAACAATTTAAAAATTGCACGGGCATTATTCCCTTCCAATTCAGAATTGGAGAAACTTGAAGAGCAATTTGAGAGGTTGCATCAATTTTCTGGCATCAAAAAAGCACCAGCAATAGTGGATAAAAG TTGTGAACGCAATGATTTGGAAAATGCAAAAGCTAACATAAATCAAATGAATGTTTGA
- the LOC108217325 gene encoding uncharacterized protein LOC108217325 isoform X1, giving the protein MPASLLPSGGFSIEIGGDIRTTLGKNSIPDQQALVPPVISFLFLIYLFLVCIIALNSVHLLMILTICCLLFKDVIVSPKTTTTTAGVEHVLNRDDKKTSEMSLVTSQHFHTPMETIKGVDDLFQMVSTNKTVDIAIMSVARDISADYVNEDFIKEDETMQLIKEELKQMETLQTSCRNNLKIARALFPSNSELEKLEEQFERLHQFSGIKKAPAIVDKSCERNDLENAKANINQMNV; this is encoded by the exons ATGCCTGCTTCCCTTCTGCCATCTGGTGGTTTTTCAATTGAAATTGGAGGTGATATAAGGACGACATTAGGAAAAAATTCAATTCCAGACCAACAAGCATTGGTTCCTCCGGTAATATCATTCCTTttccttatttatttatttctcgtgtgtatcATAGCTTTAAATTCGGTGCATCTATTGATGATACTAACAATTTGTTGTCTGTTGTTTAAGGATGTTATAGTCTCACCAAAAACTACAACTACAACTGCAGGAGTTGAACACGTTCTTAATCGGGATGATAAAAAGACCAGTGAAATG AGCTTGGTAACAAGTCAGCACTTTCATACCCCAATGGAAACAATTAAAGGAGTTGATGATTTATTTCAAATGGTTAGCACTAACAAAACAGTAGACATAGCAATCATGTCTGTTGCTAGAGACATAAGTGCTGATTACGTTAATGAAGATTTTATAAAGGAAGAT GAAACAATGCAACTGATCAAAGAAGAACTTAAACAAATGGAAACTTTGCAAACATCCTGCCGTAACAATTTAAAAATTGCACGGGCATTATTCCCTTCCAATTCAGAATTGGAGAAACTTGAAGAGCAATTTGAGAGGTTGCATCAATTTTCTGGCATCAAAAAAGCACCAGCAATAGTGGATAAAAG TTGTGAACGCAATGATTTGGAAAATGCAAAAGCTAACATAAATCAAATGAATGTTTGA